The Lutra lutra chromosome 1, mLutLut1.2, whole genome shotgun sequence genomic sequence CAGTTCGTGTCTCCCTCCACGCTCCCTGCTGCAATGAGCTTCTTCAGAAGTTTCCTGCCGCCTGGCTCGGCTGAGGGGcttcagcagcagcagccagagacCGAGGCTGTGCTGAACGGCAAGGGCCTCGGCACCGGCACACTGTACATCGCTGAGAGCCGCCTGTCTTGGTTAGATGGCTCTGGATTAGGATTCTCACTGGAACCTACCATTAGCTTGCATGCGGTGTCCAGGGACCTAAATGCCTATCCACGAGAGTATTTGTATGTTATGGTGAATgccaaatttggagaaaaaatcaaagaagaagaagacagtgATGATGATGCTGAACCTATTGCTGAATTCAGATTTGTGCCTAGTGATAAATCAGCATTGGAGGCAATGTTCACTGCAATGTGTGAATGCCAGGCTTTGCATCCGGATCCTGAGGATGAAGACTCAGATGATTATGATGGAGAAGAATATGATGTGGAAGCACATGAACAAGGGCAGGGAGACATCCCTACATTTTATACCTATGAAGAAGGATTATCCCATTTAACAGCAGAAGGCCAAGCCACATTGGAGAGATTAGAAGGAATGCTTTCTCAGTCTGTGAGCAGCCAATATAACATGGCTGGAGTCTGGACAGAAGACTCAATAAGAGATTATGAAGATGGGATGGAGGTTGACACTACACCAATGGCTGCTGGACAGTTTGAGGATGCAGATGTTGATCATTGAAAATGATTTATGCTGCTGTGGGATTCTGCTCATAACTAGGAAAGAACTTGGTGCCTCTTCTACTGTGGAGTGGGTGTTGATGGaagtctttttccttctccaaaactTACCTGAACCAGTTCTTTTTTGAGACAGACTATACGAGACAAAAAGTTGTCACCAGCAGAAGAAACTATGACCTTTATTAACAAAGGTGAATTAACTTAACCAAGAGGGATTTGTAGTTTATCATCTACCCCAAAATTCCTGTGTATAGGTACCCTCAAAGTAGACCTTTGGTTCCAGCCTTCACTATATGCATCTTATGTAACCTGGTAGGTCTACCTGGTAAGAATGTGCAGGTGCTTGAAGATGTAGGTAGACtggatgggaaggagggaggctgaATCTAAGATAAACCCTTTTAGAGCCTAAGGATCCCAT encodes the following:
- the LOC125104962 gene encoding methylosome subunit pICln-like; the encoded protein is MSFFRSFLPPGSAEGLQQQQPETEAVLNGKGLGTGTLYIAESRLSWLDGSGLGFSLEPTISLHAVSRDLNAYPREYLYVMVNAKFGEKIKEEEDSDDDAEPIAEFRFVPSDKSALEAMFTAMCECQALHPDPEDEDSDDYDGEEYDVEAHEQGQGDIPTFYTYEEGLSHLTAEGQATLERLEGMLSQSVSSQYNMAGVWTEDSIRDYEDGMEVDTTPMAAGQFEDADVDH